A stretch of the Malus sylvestris chromosome 10, drMalSylv7.2, whole genome shotgun sequence genome encodes the following:
- the LOC126586036 gene encoding proteasome subunit alpha type-5, with the protein MFLTRTEYDRGVNTFSPEGRLFQVEYAIEAIKLGSTAIGLKTKEGVVLAVEKRITSPLLEPSSVEKIMEIDDHIGCAMSGLIADARTLVEHARVETQNHRFSYGEPMTVESTTQALCDLALRFGEGDEESMSRPFGVSLLIAGHDEHGPSLYYTDPSGTFWQCNAKAIGSGSEGADSSLQEQYNKDLTLQEAETIALSILKQVMEEKVTPNNVDIAKVSPTYHLYTPAEVEAVIARL; encoded by the exons ATGTTTCTCACAAG GACTGAGTATGACAGAGGAGTAAACACTTTCTCCCCCGAAGGCAGGTTGTTTCAGGTTGAGTATGCCATTGAGGCCATCAAG CTGGGTTCGACTGCAATTGGCTTGAAGACGAAAGAAGGTGTTGTGCTTGCTGTGGAGAAGCGTATCACTTCGCCTTTGCTG GAACCCAGCAGTGTTGAGAAAATTATGGAAATTGATGACCATATAGGATGTGCCATGAGTGGACTGATTGCTGATGCCCGTACACTTGTTGAAcatgcacgagttgaaactcaA AATCATAGGTTCTCCTACGGTGAGCCAATGACTGTGGAGTCTACAACACAAGCTCTCTGTGATCTTGCCCTAAGATTTGGTGAAGGTGATGAAGAGTCCATG TCTCGACCATTTGGGGTATCTCTCCTAATTGCTGGTCATGATGAGCACGGGCCCAGCTT GTACTACACTGATCCGTCTGGCACATTTTGGCAATGCAATGCAAAAGCTATTGGTTCAGGTTCAGAAGGTGCAGACAGCTCTCTTCAAGAGCAATACAACAAG GACCTTACTCTTCAAGAAGCCGAGACAATTGCTCTGTCCATCCTTAAGCAAGTTATGGAAGAAAAG GTGACACCCAACAATGTCGATATCGCAAAGGTTTCTCCAACATATCATCTGTATACCCCAGCTGAGGTGGAGGCCGTCATTGCTCGCCTATAA
- the LOC126586028 gene encoding uncharacterized protein LOC126586028: MVAMNSEFGSLLPTTTMESDEGQDSFRGVYPEYGAIFMSSSAMKDECFKQGLFGLPSSQGQFLKQVKTGMILFLFEYERRELHGVCQACSDGEMNILPSAYNSSGKQFPAQVKVKPIWHCHPLSEPEFSGAIEDNYFSNWKFHFGLSKAQVRRLLMLFSSRKLKYQPRQRELSSKREPISVDTAGRVKEVDDGRSVLSDNANNELDADNHNGPAMTQSPGNVYENNGKEDGGMLASHKVGDLHKVDNSEGNVFGPAGPTENPAFLQSSLDRPVCPGMPVEETGSLIQDQTKSTSTVGLQITGHSCSASPSYRDAIVPATLPYDPDAFSLNNPLSPSIGVNQSSNSVQDCYKQHGIPSITNQSYTESKGINQSLESTSKFDVHVPIASPDHYEHSCQGNIVHFPEVAYSEEMAIDSSGKQCSREPVLKNSLSSESLSQIGSSGRETKSPSSYSLSPSNCLSFVIDRAHHIALQEKLEQEMAQKLNDEPCIAYVTSSDELQWQLQCSVHPDDHSSVDHRHQKSFDHDLKSYACSEGMCSDLKNQRSVFSRLTSDTPGKENSTHADYEETDNDASVDEVMAMLSASNYSWVKSKKSKRPTRRHGDEKFMSNKKTKVDSELGSNDLELIPKKSNMASATCVEDKVDQRREEIPFVDFKRRTELRKRNGDTKARARDEIVRKDRLLGGQCKRRKLIRPKFNDNEPRNEKSINGNICLNLQASSQESSVSEDVNGKRRKLVRPKFRVNEPCDDKSMNGNTSKILQVSSQKCSTSEESGSCEASIGSQGKLLPQGTDLSLVVCQSSHENENNQTERSSKYEREIEVESSAASVNFGDEGRKEPLCDVGSQIADPAIPKLLVQCTESSQVVHEGLKELLLDVGSQIANLAIPKLLPQCKESPQVVHQTSRDNENIEMERFPEYEQEIKTEISGPSLKVGDEGGMEPLHDLGSLAIPSTTTTTTTTTKPFPTKWGRLYES; encoded by the exons ATGGTTGCTATGAATAGTGAATTTGGCAGCCTTTTGCCAACAACAACAATGGAGTCAGACGAGGGGCAGGATTCTTTTCGTGGAGTATATCCTGAATACGGTGCAATTTTCATGTCGAGCAGTGCAATGAAAGATGAATGTTTTAAACAGGGACTGTTCGGCCTTCCATCTTCACAAGGCCAATTTTTAAAGCAGGTTAAAACTGGAATGATTCTATTTCTGTTTGAATACGAGAGGAGAGAACTTCATGGTGTTTGTCAAGCATGCTCTGATGGTGAAATGAATATTTTGCCTTCTGCATACAATTCATCAGGAAAGCAGTTTCCTGCTCAG GTAAAAGTCAAGCCAATTTGGCATTGCCATCCGCTGTCAGAACCTGAATTCAGTGGCGCGATCGAAGATAACTACTTTTCAAATTGGAAGTTCCATTTCGGTCTCTCCAAAGCTCAG GTCCGAAGGCTTTTAATGTTGTTCAGTTCACGAAAGTTAAAATATCAGCCGCGGCAGAGAGAATTATCCAGTAAAAGAGAACCAATATCAGTAGACACTGCTGGTAGAGTCAAGGAAGTCGATGATGGCAGGTCTGTATTGAGTGATAACGCAAACAACGAGCTTGATGCTGACAATCATAATGGGCCAGCAATGACTCAGTCACCGGGGAATGTCTATGAGAATAATGGAAAAGAAGATGGTGGCATGTTGGCAAGTCATAAAGTGGGTGATCTTCATAAAGTAGACAATAGTGAAGGTAATGTTTTTGGGCCAGCTGGACCAACTGAGAACCCTGCTTTCCTTCAGTCTAGTCTTGATAGACCTGTCTGTCCTGGCATGCCTGTTGAAGAAACAGGTTCtttgattcaagatcaaactAAATCAACCTCAACTGTTGGCCTGCAAATCACTGGCCATTCTTGTTCAGCATCTCCATCTTATAGAGATGCAATTGTCCCCGCCACTCTTCCCTATGATCCTGATGCTTTTAGTTTGAACAATCCACTCTCACCATCAATTGGGGTCAATCAGAGTTCAAATTCCGTTCAAGATTGTTATAAACAACATGGCATTCCTTCCATTACAAATCAATCATATACAGAGTCAAAAGGAATCAATCAAAGCCTAGAATCCACTTCAAAGTTTGATGTTCATGTTCCAATTGCATCCCCTGACCATTACGAGCACTCATGTCAGGGGAACATCGTGCATTTTCCAGAGGTGGCATATTCTGAAGAAATGGCTATAGATTCTTCTGGAAAACAGTGTTCCCGGGAGCCAGTTTTGAAGAATTCTTTATCATCTGAAAGTTTATCACAAATTGGAAGTAGTGGGAGGGAAACCAAGAGCCCTTCATCTTATTCTCTCAGTCCTAGCAACTGTCTGTCCTTTGTGATTGATCGTGCTCATCATATAGCATTACAAGAAAAACTTGAGCAAGAAATGGCACAGAAATTGAATGATGAACCATGTATTGCTTATGTAACTTCATCAGATGAGCTTCAGTGGCAGTTGCAATGTAGTGTTCATCCTGATGATCATAGCAGTGTGGACCACCGTCATCAGAAATCTTTTGATCATGATCTCAAGTCTTATGCATGTTCTGAAGGAATGTGTTCTGATCTGAAGAATCAAAGAAGTGTATTTTCTCGCTTGACTTCAGATACGCCTGGAAAAGAGAATAGTACGCATGCTGACTACGAGGAAACTGATAATGATGCATCAGTGGATGAAGTCATGGCAATGTTGAGTGCGAGTAACTACAGCTGGGTGAAGTCAAAAAAATCTAAACGACCTACTAGACGGCATGGTGACGAGAAGTTTATGAGTAATAAAAAGACCAAAGTGGACTCTGAGTTGGGTAGTAATGACTTGGAGTTGATTCCAAAGAAGTCAAACATGGCTTCTGCTACATGCGTTGAAGATAAAGTTGATCAAAGGCGTGAAGAGATACCCTTTGTGGATTTCAAGAGGCGGACTGAACTGCGGAAACGTAATGGTGATACCAAAGCTAGAGCGAGGGatgaaattgtaagaaaagatAGACTGTTGGGTGGGCAATGCAAGAGAAGGAAGTTGATCAGGCCGAAGTTCAATGACAATGAGCCACGCAATGAAAAAAGCATAAATGGAAACATATGTCTGAATTTACAAGCATCATCACAAGAATCTTCTGTTAGTGAAGATGTTAATGGAAAGAGAAGGAAGCTGGTTAGACCAAAGTTCAGGGTGAATGAGCCATGTgatgacaaaagcatgaatggAAACACGTCTAAGATTTTACAAGTGTCATCCCAAAAATGTTCTACTAGTGAAGAAAGTGGAAGTTGCGAGGCTTCTATTGGAAGCCAAGGCAAGTTGTTACCGCAAGGTACAGATTTGTCGCTTGTGGTGTGTCAGAGCAGTCATGAGAATGAGAATAATCAAACTGAAAGATCTTCAAAATATGAAAGAGAAATTGAAGTTGAAAGCTCTGCAGCATCAGTCAACTTTGGAGATGAAGGTCGAAAAGAGCCTCTTTGTGATGTTGGCAGCCAAATTGCTGACCCTGCAATCCCTAAGTTGTTAGTGCAATGTACAGAATCATCTCAAGTGGTTCATGAAGGCCTAAAAGAGCTTCTTCTTGACGTTGGTAGCCAAATTGCTAACCTTGCAATTCCTAAATTGTTACCACAATGTAAAGAATCACCTCAAGTGGTTCATCAAACCAGTCGTGACAATGAGAATATTGAAATGGAAAGATTTCCAGAATATGAGCAggaaattaaaactgaaatttCCGGGCCATCTCTCAAAGTTGGAGATGAAGGTGGAATGGAGCCTCTTCATGATCTTGGCAGCCTTGCAATcccatcaacaacaacaacaacaacaacaacaacaaagccttttcccaccaagtggggtcggctatatgaatcctag